The following are from one region of the Ignavibacteriales bacterium genome:
- a CDS encoding peptidylprolyl isomerase has translation MKQVCKFLVSLSLLIPAILPAQTLVDRIVAVVDKEIITESELNERVTFLAVQNRMDPNQPGLRMQVLEGLVSDKLVLAQALIDSIEVTEDEVTRALDQQIANFVRQVGSEQRVEQMYGKSIARIKREYRTEIKNQLLVQKIRQQREAALSVTPREVEDFFVSFKDSLPQVPEEFELSHIYIVPKPDTAVEAKTRQVMQSILDSIKAGGDFADFAKRYSTDPGSAASGGDLGWEKRGVFVREFEETAFAMKEGDVSRIVKTQFGFHIIQLLGRRGESVHARHILMKIDKGPASDSAAVDTLRAVRQQALNGKSFAELASKYSEDEDTKTIGGDLGTLTADQLQPDFAGQIKEMNAGEISEPLRTVVGSSYGFHIVWMRKRTAPHAINLQDDFKRIQQLALYMKRNKQNAEWIDELKKTIYVDIRL, from the coding sequence ATGAAGCAAGTTTGCAAATTCTTAGTGTCTCTTTCTCTCCTGATTCCTGCTATTCTGCCGGCTCAAACACTGGTCGATCGGATTGTAGCGGTTGTAGACAAAGAGATTATTACCGAATCGGAGTTGAACGAGCGCGTTACATTCCTTGCAGTGCAAAATCGTATGGATCCGAACCAACCCGGGTTGCGCATGCAAGTGCTCGAAGGATTGGTTTCAGATAAACTCGTTCTTGCCCAAGCGTTGATTGATAGTATCGAAGTGACAGAAGACGAAGTAACGCGTGCGCTTGATCAGCAGATAGCAAACTTCGTCCGGCAGGTTGGGTCCGAACAGCGTGTAGAGCAGATGTACGGGAAATCCATCGCCCGCATAAAACGTGAGTATCGAACCGAAATTAAAAACCAGCTTCTGGTACAGAAGATTCGCCAGCAGCGCGAAGCCGCATTATCGGTAACGCCCCGCGAAGTAGAAGATTTTTTTGTATCGTTTAAAGATAGTTTACCGCAGGTTCCGGAAGAATTCGAATTGAGCCATATTTACATTGTACCGAAACCTGACACGGCGGTAGAAGCAAAAACGCGGCAGGTTATGCAATCTATTCTTGACAGTATAAAAGCAGGCGGAGATTTTGCAGACTTTGCTAAACGATATTCAACGGACCCGGGTTCTGCCGCGAGCGGCGGCGACCTCGGCTGGGAAAAACGCGGAGTATTTGTTCGTGAATTTGAAGAAACTGCGTTTGCGATGAAGGAAGGCGATGTTTCGCGCATTGTGAAAACCCAATTTGGGTTTCACATCATCCAATTGCTCGGCAGGCGCGGTGAATCGGTACATGCACGCCATATTCTTATGAAGATCGATAAGGGGCCCGCAAGTGATTCTGCGGCAGTCGACACACTACGGGCTGTTCGGCAGCAAGCGCTCAATGGCAAATCATTTGCAGAATTAGCGAGCAAATATTCTGAGGATGAGGACACGAAAACCATCGGCGGCGATTTAGGTACACTGACCGCTGACCAGCTCCAACCGGATTTTGCCGGACAAATTAAAGAAATGAATGCAGGAGAAATCAGTGAACCGCTTCGTACGGTGGTAGGATCCTCGTACGGCTTCCATATTGTTTGGATGCGTAAACGAACGGCACCGCATGCGATTAATTTGCAGGACGACTTCAAGCGCATCCAACAGCTGGCGCTCTACATGAAGCGCAATAAACAAAATGCAGAATGGATCGATGAACTGAAGAAAACTATTTATGTCGATATCCGTCTCTGA
- a CDS encoding AAA family ATPase, whose protein sequence is MATKIKPADDVGSIKRLTKAYADLRTEIGKVIVGQDTIIEHLFITLLSRGHCLLIGVPGLAKTLLIKTLAQALELKFSRIQFTPDLMPSDITGTEIIEENVSTRTKAFKFIHGPVFANIILADEINRTPPKTQAALLEAMQEHHVTAAGEMYVLDEPFFVLATQNPIEQEGTYPLPEAQLDRFMLNLWLDYPSFAEEVQIVKTTTSRYDASVDHVLSAGDIVEFQNLVRGVPVADNVIQFAVRLADRTRPSSSEAPAYIKNWIRWGAGPRASQYLILGAKSRAILHGRFTPDIEDVKAIAGPVLRHRLVTSFNAEAEGVSAIQIVEKLVQDAKS, encoded by the coding sequence GTGGCAACGAAAATAAAACCAGCTGACGATGTTGGATCTATCAAACGGCTCACAAAGGCGTACGCAGACCTGCGGACAGAAATCGGCAAAGTGATTGTCGGTCAAGACACAATCATTGAGCATCTCTTTATCACACTCCTCTCTCGCGGGCATTGCCTGCTCATCGGCGTACCGGGGTTAGCGAAAACACTTCTCATTAAAACGTTGGCACAGGCGCTGGAATTAAAATTCAGCCGTATTCAATTCACACCCGATTTAATGCCGAGCGATATAACCGGGACGGAAATTATTGAAGAGAATGTTTCCACCAGGACAAAGGCATTTAAATTTATCCATGGACCGGTGTTTGCAAACATTATTCTTGCCGATGAAATCAACCGCACACCGCCAAAGACACAAGCCGCTCTGTTAGAAGCAATGCAGGAACATCACGTAACGGCTGCCGGAGAAATGTACGTGCTGGATGAACCGTTTTTCGTTCTCGCCACGCAAAATCCGATTGAACAAGAAGGAACGTACCCGTTGCCTGAAGCCCAGCTCGATCGGTTTATGCTCAATCTCTGGCTGGACTATCCGTCGTTTGCGGAAGAAGTTCAAATTGTTAAAACGACAACAAGCAGATATGATGCGTCGGTAGATCACGTTCTTTCTGCCGGCGATATCGTTGAGTTTCAAAATCTTGTGCGCGGTGTGCCGGTTGCAGACAACGTCATTCAATTTGCCGTTCGGTTAGCAGACCGCACGCGGCCATCCTCGTCAGAGGCACCTGCATACATTAAAAATTGGATTCGATGGGGTGCCGGTCCGCGCGCATCGCAATATTTAATTCTTGGCGCTAAATCGCGCGCAATTCTTCATGGACGTTTCACACCAGACATCGAAGATGTCAAAGCGATTGCCGGACCCGTGCTGCGTCATCGTCTTGTGACAAGTTTCAATGCAGAGGCAGAAGGTGTTTCGGCAATCCAGATTGTAGAAAAATTAGTTCAAGATGCAAAGTCTTAA
- a CDS encoding S8 family peptidase, with amino-acid sequence MKTQIKNQMQIAFCVILLLSDVAGAQSSSLQRTWVFFRDKGAINLQSATPALLGISERALKRRAKVISPHRLIDQLDLPVAQEYLNQLRTLGVTVHSLSRWLNAASVEAAPSQVSLLRAQPFVASVMQVMVQKRSNPETNYEQQPFQKTNVDGINYGPSLTQHTRSKVVDVHALGINGTGVLLGMDDDGFNYHTTHAALKNLPVVAEYDFVQRDSNTSIAPGEFSSQGNHGEATLSIAAGFQNGNMIGAAYGVSVLLAKTEIDSVEITLEEDNYVEALEWMERLGVDIISTSLGYDDFDPAGIYNAGDIVYQMKDGRTGTTSLAGLIAARKGVLLLSAMGNEGWTKTDTIIQRNINGTVVKIVWGSKPGTGSILTPADADSIVSVGATDASGMLTSFSSTGPTADGRIKPEVVNQGSSVYFASGSTNAISVGAGTSFSTPLTAGAAALVLSAHPDLTPMQVREALMNTAQRDIMNDSRIGSLSYPNNYYGSGYVNALDAVLYWGLVFSNRPTITANDTAYIVSTKIKSKTSLIADSLFLFYKKASAGTYQRVALRATGTTDEYDAFVMKAEIDSTSIGYFSARDNSGSTRKNPFDAPDELFSLNPKNDTSKVVSQTPNGIPSKYVLRNFPNPFNPSTTLLVDMPNSEEAEIAVFNIMGQLIRTLFRGVLQSGTQQYRWNGVDERGMSVAAGMYIARLKTKSNILSTKLILLK; translated from the coding sequence GTGAAAACACAGATAAAAAATCAAATGCAGATAGCATTCTGTGTGATACTGTTGCTTTCAGATGTTGCTGGTGCACAGTCCTCTTCTTTGCAGCGCACGTGGGTGTTCTTCCGCGATAAAGGAGCAATCAATCTTCAATCAGCCACTCCCGCTCTTCTTGGTATCTCCGAACGGGCACTCAAGCGCCGGGCAAAAGTGATTTCTCCACATCGTCTTATTGACCAACTTGATCTCCCCGTTGCGCAAGAATATCTGAACCAGCTCCGTACGCTTGGTGTTACTGTTCACAGTCTATCGCGTTGGTTGAATGCTGCCTCAGTCGAAGCAGCACCGTCACAGGTATCTCTTCTAAGAGCTCAACCATTTGTTGCATCGGTCATGCAGGTTATGGTGCAGAAGCGTTCGAACCCGGAAACGAATTACGAGCAGCAGCCATTCCAGAAGACAAATGTCGATGGAATAAACTATGGTCCTTCGCTTACCCAGCATACACGGTCAAAAGTTGTTGATGTCCATGCACTCGGAATTAATGGTACGGGTGTTCTGCTTGGTATGGACGATGATGGTTTTAATTACCACACCACACATGCTGCATTGAAAAATCTTCCTGTTGTAGCTGAGTATGATTTTGTCCAACGCGACAGCAATACTTCAATCGCGCCAGGAGAATTTTCCAGTCAAGGAAATCACGGAGAGGCAACCCTTTCGATCGCGGCAGGCTTTCAAAACGGAAACATGATCGGTGCTGCCTATGGTGTTTCTGTTCTTCTCGCAAAAACGGAAATCGACAGCGTCGAAATTACACTCGAAGAAGATAATTACGTCGAAGCCCTCGAGTGGATGGAACGTCTCGGCGTCGATATCATTTCAACATCGCTCGGCTATGATGATTTTGATCCAGCTGGAATTTATAATGCCGGTGATATTGTCTATCAGATGAAGGATGGGCGTACGGGTACAACATCTCTTGCCGGATTAATCGCGGCGCGTAAAGGAGTTCTGTTATTGTCGGCGATGGGAAATGAAGGTTGGACGAAAACCGATACAATTATCCAGCGCAATATCAATGGTACTGTTGTTAAAATTGTATGGGGTTCCAAACCCGGAACTGGATCGATTTTGACTCCAGCGGATGCAGACAGCATTGTATCGGTGGGAGCGACCGATGCGTCTGGTATGCTGACAAGCTTTAGTTCGACCGGTCCCACTGCCGATGGCCGCATAAAACCGGAGGTAGTAAATCAAGGCTCGTCCGTCTATTTTGCAAGCGGATCAACGAACGCTATTTCTGTCGGAGCCGGCACTTCCTTTTCTACACCATTAACCGCAGGTGCAGCTGCGCTTGTTCTTTCTGCCCATCCGGATTTGACGCCGATGCAAGTGCGGGAAGCGCTCATGAACACTGCACAACGAGATATTATGAATGATAGTAGAATTGGTTCGCTCTCATATCCAAATAATTACTATGGTTCGGGATATGTCAATGCGCTTGATGCCGTTTTATATTGGGGACTGGTTTTTAGTAATCGTCCAACGATCACTGCAAATGATACCGCATATATTGTTTCAACAAAAATTAAATCAAAGACATCACTCATAGCGGACTCTTTGTTTTTATTTTATAAGAAAGCATCAGCAGGAACATACCAACGTGTTGCGCTGAGAGCAACCGGAACTACCGATGAATATGACGCTTTTGTGATGAAGGCAGAGATCGATTCGACCTCGATAGGATATTTTTCTGCGCGGGATAATTCTGGATCGACTCGAAAAAATCCATTTGACGCTCCTGATGAATTATTTAGTCTAAATCCCAAAAACGATACATCAAAGGTCGTATCGCAAACACCGAATGGTATTCCCTCAAAATATGTTCTCCGTAATTTTCCGAATCCTTTTAATCCTTCCACAACACTTCTTGTTGA